In Arcobacter sp. CECT 8983, a single window of DNA contains:
- a CDS encoding response regulator — protein sequence MKLKQLFIILLIINSTALISVVFILGEYQKAVDKLEAAYKMQHRSLVLADELRQSSDDLTRMARTHVITGKQMFKEQFHTVLDIRNGKKPRPLNYNRIFWDFYTLEGSNPKLDGEKTPLRQLMKEAGFPEEELALLYKSQQESDDLTNLETKAMNAIKGIFQDKKGNYTIKKEPDFKLARQIMHGEKYHKAKIAIMKPLNKFYKAFETRTQQRVNEARQTVKTMETYLSVAVLFLIILFVFSFVFVILHRIIHPIEILNKGMLELSKNKMDIALPQKVFMDEISEMIGAVEVFKDNAIQLMESQKQNRRILDLAGEGIFGLDAKGRFIFVNPTASKILGYSSKDLIGKYLNKTIGKHLFKKGAQQKERLMLIQNEEQTFYSKTGQLFPIDYVSTPIYSNDSSILEGSVVVFSDITKRKEYENQLKQATLEAQKANRSKSLFLTNMSHELRTPLNAILGFATLLKKSKNIDKTEVQNINTIYSSGKHLLSLINEILEFAKIEAGKLQIEANEFDLYSFLEEIESIFTSRCQEKALNFNLQKDENLPRYIKCDEKRLKQIFINILGNALKFTKQGTIEALIKEKDSKLYVTIKDTGIGMSKDALNLIFKPFEQIEEKKHKHNGSGLGLTITKELIEKMKGAIEVTSEINKGSSFLFNIEIQRIKHFKEKDINKEYEVSIPENLNFQVIVADDTKANRDLLVQLLNSYNIKTIEANDGQEVIEKLKNNSIDLIFMDIQMPNLNGLEATKLIKKIKNIPIVAISANVFEDDKKEALNSGADHFLPKPFEEVDIIKTLEKLLNIEFNYKNNSSLEKQKFILEEAIAKKIDDYTSTLDKDSIFEILDSNTINKDTSTHIRDLLEEFQFEKLSKLCKSMYKN from the coding sequence ATGAAACTTAAACAACTATTTATTATTTTACTTATCATCAATAGTACCGCTCTTATAAGTGTTGTTTTTATCTTAGGAGAGTATCAAAAAGCAGTAGATAAATTAGAAGCTGCCTATAAAATGCAACATCGTTCTTTAGTACTAGCAGATGAGTTAAGACAAAGTAGTGATGACTTAACAAGAATGGCTAGAACACATGTTATTACAGGTAAGCAGATGTTTAAAGAGCAGTTTCATACAGTACTTGATATAAGAAATGGGAAAAAACCTAGACCTTTAAACTACAATAGAATTTTTTGGGATTTTTATACACTTGAAGGCTCAAATCCAAAACTTGATGGAGAAAAAACTCCACTAAGACAACTTATGAAAGAAGCAGGTTTCCCAGAAGAAGAGCTTGCTTTATTGTACAAATCTCAACAAGAATCCGATGATTTAACAAACCTAGAAACAAAAGCTATGAATGCCATTAAAGGTATTTTCCAAGATAAAAAAGGAAACTATACAATAAAAAAAGAGCCTGATTTTAAGCTTGCTAGACAAATTATGCATGGGGAGAAATACCATAAAGCAAAGATAGCTATTATGAAACCTCTAAATAAGTTTTACAAAGCCTTTGAAACAAGAACACAGCAAAGAGTTAATGAAGCTAGACAGACTGTAAAAACAATGGAGACTTATCTATCTGTTGCTGTTTTATTTTTGATTATTCTTTTTGTTTTCTCTTTTGTTTTTGTAATACTGCATAGAATTATTCATCCAATAGAGATATTAAATAAAGGTATGCTTGAACTTTCTAAAAATAAAATGGATATAGCTTTACCACAAAAAGTATTTATGGATGAAATAAGTGAAATGATTGGAGCAGTTGAAGTATTTAAAGATAATGCTATTCAACTAATGGAATCACAAAAACAAAATAGAAGAATTCTAGATTTAGCAGGTGAGGGTATTTTTGGTCTTGATGCTAAAGGAAGATTTATTTTTGTAAATCCAACAGCTTCAAAGATATTAGGATATAGTTCAAAGGATTTAATTGGTAAATATCTAAATAAAACTATTGGAAAACACTTATTTAAAAAAGGTGCTCAACAAAAAGAGAGATTAATGCTTATTCAAAATGAGGAGCAAACATTTTATTCTAAAACAGGGCAACTTTTCCCTATTGATTATGTTAGTACTCCTATTTATAGTAATGACTCTAGTATTTTAGAAGGGTCAGTTGTTGTTTTTTCAGATATTACAAAAAGAAAAGAGTATGAAAACCAATTAAAACAAGCGACCCTTGAAGCACAAAAAGCAAATAGATCTAAGTCACTATTTCTAACAAATATGTCCCACGAATTAAGAACACCCTTAAATGCAATTTTAGGATTTGCAACTCTTTTAAAAAAGTCTAAAAATATAGATAAAACAGAAGTTCAAAATATCAATACTATTTATAGTAGTGGAAAACATTTACTTTCTTTGATAAATGAGATTTTGGAATTTGCAAAAATAGAAGCAGGGAAACTGCAAATAGAAGCAAATGAATTTGATTTATACTCTTTTTTAGAAGAAATAGAATCAATATTTACTTCAAGATGTCAAGAAAAAGCCTTAAATTTTAACTTGCAAAAAGATGAAAATTTGCCTAGATATATTAAATGTGATGAAAAAAGATTAAAACAGATATTTATAAATATTTTAGGTAATGCCCTAAAGTTCACAAAGCAAGGAACAATCGAAGCTCTTATAAAAGAGAAAGATTCAAAACTTTATGTAACGATAAAGGATACAGGAATAGGAATGAGTAAGGATGCATTAAATCTTATTTTTAAACCCTTTGAACAAATTGAAGAAAAAAAGCATAAACATAATGGTTCAGGATTAGGGCTTACCATTACCAAAGAGCTTATTGAAAAGATGAAAGGAGCAATAGAAGTTACAAGTGAAATAAATAAAGGAAGTAGCTTTTTGTTTAATATTGAAATACAAAGAATCAAACATTTTAAAGAAAAAGATATCAATAAAGAGTATGAAGTAAGTATTCCTGAAAATTTAAATTTTCAAGTTATTGTTGCAGATGATACAAAAGCAAATAGAGACTTACTTGTACAGCTACTTAATTCATACAATATTAAAACTATTGAAGCAAATGATGGACAAGAGGTTATTGAAAAACTAAAAAATAACTCTATTGATTTAATCTTTATGGATATTCAAATGCCTAATCTAAATGGTCTTGAAGCAACAAAGCTTATAAAAAAAATTAAAAATATTCCTATAGTAGCTATTTCAGCAAATGTTTTTGAAGACGATAAAAAAGAAGCTTTAAATAGTGGTGCAGATCACTTTTTGCCTAAACCTTTTGAGGAAGTAGATATTATTAAAACACTAGAAAAGCTTTTAAACATTGAATTTAATTATAAAAATAACTCTTCTTTAGAAAAGCAAAAGTTTATCTTAGAAGAAGCTATTGCAAAAAAAATTGATGACTATACAAGTACATTAGATAAAGACTCAATATTTGAAATACTTGATTCAAATACTATAAATAAAGATACAAGTACTCATATAAGGGACTTACTCGAAGAGTTTCAGTTTGAGAAACTCTCAAAACTATGTAAATCTATGTATAAAAACTAA